One Gossypium raimondii isolate GPD5lz chromosome 3, ASM2569854v1, whole genome shotgun sequence genomic window carries:
- the LOC105796445 gene encoding tetrahydroberberine oxidase — MKSLHDCLPLLFVVVFSLSWVNASANSNDYFLDCLSSYHPDEFTSFSKVIYTETNSSYSAVLESSIRNPRFSTPNIPKPLVIITPSNISHVQATIHCSKKHGLQIRTRSGGHDFEGLSYVSQVPFVVIDLVHFRSIDVDVKKEEAWIQSGAITGEVYYRINEKTTNLTFPGALCHTVGIGGFISGGGYGFLFRKYGLAADNVIDAQFVGANGRVLDRRLMGEDLFWAIRGGGGGSFGIVLSWKVKLVHVPSTVTVFSVGRTLEQNATQLLHRWQYVAPNLPNDVYSVVSISSMNSTENGERTVLATFTSVFQGVADELIPLMQERFPELGLLREDYIEMTWIESILFWNQLSNETSEILLDRSNRNSLVPLSYKSKSDYVRKPMPEIALQGLWSRLLKVNETSTAIVNIISYGGKMDEIPETETPFPHRKGTLYKINYNIVWQEEENSNPQRYISWMRTLYSYMGPFVSKSPRAAYVNYRDLDIGRNNDDGKTSYKQASVWGRKYFKNNFDRLVYVKTKIDPENFFKHEQSIPPRFH; from the coding sequence ATGAAGTCCCTTCACGATTGTTTGCCATTGCTTTTCGTTGTTGTTTTCTCATTGTCATGGGTGAATGCTTCAGCTAATAGCAatgattattttcttgattgcCTTTCTTCATATCATCCCGATGAATTCACTTCCTTTTCTAAAGTTATTTACACTGAGACAAACTCTTCATATTCAGCAGTTTTGGAGTCCTCCATTCGGAATCCAAGGTTTTCTACGCCAAATATCCCAAAACCATTGGTTATTATAACACCATCGAACATTTCCCATGTTCAAGCAACGATTCATTGCTCCAAAAAGCATGGCCTCCAAATTAGAACTCGGAGTGGAGGTCATGATTTCGAAGGCCTTTCCTATGTCTCTCAAGTCCCGTTTGTCGTTATCGATTTGGTTCATTTTCGATCCATCGATGTTGAtgtcaaaaaagaagaagcatgGATTCAATCAGGTGCGATCACCGGTGAAGTATACTACAGAATCAATGAAAAAACCACCAATCTTACCTTCCCAGGGGCTCTTTGCCACACTGTGGGAATTGGTGGGTTCATTAGTGGTGGAGGTTACGGCTTCTTGTTCAGAAAATATGGTCTTGCAGCTGATAATGTAATCGACGCGCAGTTTGTCGGTGCTAATGGGAGAGTTCTTGATAGAAGATTGATGGGGGAAGATCTGTTTTGGGCCATTCGAGGTGGCGGAGGAGGAAGCTTCGGGATCGTCCTGTCATGGAAGGTAAAGCTGGTTCATGTTCCGTCAACTGTGACTGTTTTCTCAGTGGGCAGGACCTTGGAACAAAATGCAACACAGCTTCTTCATCGTTGGCAATACGTTGCACCCAATCTTCCAAATGATGTATACTCAGTCGTTTCGATATCATCAATGAACTCTACTGAAAATGGGGAAAGGACTGTTCTAGCAACCTTTACTTCAGTGTTTCAAGGTGTTGCCGATGAGCTGATTCCATTGATGCAAGAACGATTCCCTGAGCTTGGACTCCTTAGAGAAGATTACATTGAGATGACTTGGATTGAATCTATATTGTTCTGGAACCAACTTTCAAATGAAACATCGGAGATTTTACTCGATAGGAGCAATAGGAATTCCCTTGTTCCTCTTTCatacaaatcaaaatctgattACGTAAGGAAACCAATGCCAGAAATAGCATTACAAGGGCTATGGTCCCGACTTCTCAAGGTCAACGAAACAAGCACAGCAATTGTAAACATCATATCTTACGGAGGAAAAATGGACGAAATCCCAGAGACAGAAACTCCATTCCCTCATCGGAAAGGCACCTTATACAAGATAAACTACAACATCGTTTGGCAAGAAGAGGAAAACAGTAACCCCCAAAGGTATATAAGTTGGATGAGGACACTTTATAGCTACATGGGTCCATTTGTTTCAAAATCTCCACGAGCAGCTTATGTTAACTATAGAGATCTTGATATTGGACGGAATAATGATGATGGCAAGACAAGTTATAAACAAGCAAGCGTTTGGGGCCGTAAATATTTCAAGAATAATTTTGATAGGTTGGTTTATGTCAAGACAAAAATTGATCCAGAGAATTTCTTCAAGCATGAACAAAGCATTCCTCCTCGTTTTCATTAA
- the LOC128039807 gene encoding uncharacterized protein LOC128039807 gives MSFTPPPPPVFAGENYNIWAVKMRTYLQAHDLWNVVLNDTEPPPLRANPTIAQIRQHNEDCAKKYKAMSCLQSGVSDVIFTRIMACDTPKLAWDKLKEEFQGSDKTSNKESINMRRDFENLKMKDSKPSSKISCVIMATVNNIRLLGEEFSDQRVVEKVIPTLPEKYEAKISSLEDSRDLSTIPLTELINALYAQEQRRANRQEDHHEGAFQLEAEKAQVQT, from the coding sequence atgagttttacaCCACCTCCTCCACCTGTCTTTGCTGGAGAAAATTACAACATCTGGGCAGTGAAAATGAGAACATACCTGCAGGCACACGACCTGTGGAATGTTGTTCTCAATGACACTGAGCCACCACCACTAAGAGCCAACCCGACCATAGCCCAGATTAGGCAGCACAATGAAGACTGTGCCAAGAAGTATAAGGCTATGTCGTGCCTTCAAAGTGGAGTCTCTGATGTTATCTTCACAAGAATAATGGCTTGTGATACTCCAAAGCTGGCCTGGGACAAACTCAAGGAGGAGTTTCAGGGGTCTGACAAGACCAGCAACAAAGAATCGATCAACATGAGAAGagattttgaaaatcttaaaatgAAGGACTCGAAACCATCAAGCAAGATATCTTGTGTAATCATGGCTACTGTCAACAATATAAGGCTGCTTGGGGAGGAATTCAGTGACCAAAGAGTGGTTGAGAAGGTCATACCAACCTTACCAGAGAAGTATGAAGCAAAAATTTCTTCTTTGGAAGACTCAAGGGACTTGTCAACAATCCCTTTGACAGAGCTTATAAATGCTCTTTATGCTCAAGAGCAGAGAAGGGCAAATAGGCAGGAGGACCACCATGAAGGAGCTTTTCAGCTAGAGGCAGAGAAAGCTCAAGTGCAAACTTAA
- the LOC105796447 gene encoding tetrahydroberberine oxidase, with translation MKSLHRSLPLLFVVVCSLSWVNVSANSHDDFLDCLSSYHPDESSSISKVTYTETNSSYSAVLESSIRNHRFSTPNTPKPLVIVTPLNISHVQATIRCSKKHGLQIRTRSGGHDYEGLSYVSHVPFVVIDLVHFKSVEVDVENEEVWVQSGAIVGEVYYRINERSTNLTFPGAHGYTVGIGGFISGGGDGLLSRKYGLAADNVIDAQFVDASGRVLDRRSMGEDLFWAIRGGGGGSFGIVLSWKIKLVHVPSIVTVFSVGRTLEQNATQLLHRWQYVAPNLPNDVYSLVAISAWKASENETRTVLVTFTSVFQGGANELIPLMQERFPELGLVKEDFIEMTWIESVLFINGLSNETSEALLERNRSLLPPSFKSKSDYVNEPVPEIALQGLWPQLLEVDEAISAVQTFIAYGGMMDEISETETPFPHRKGTLYKIHYNIGWQEEENIRSQRYISWMRKLYSYMGPFVSKSPRAAYVNYRDLDIGRNNDDGKASYKQASVWGRKYFKNNFDRLVSVKTKVDPENFFKHEQSIPPHFH, from the coding sequence ATGAAGTCCCTTCACCGTTCTTTGCCATTGCTTTTCGTTGTTGTTTGCTCATTGTCATGGGTTAATGTTTCAGCTAACAGCCATGATGATTTTCTTGATTGCCTTTCTTCATATCATCCCGATGAATCCTCTTCCATTTCTAAAGTTACTTACACTGAAACAAACTCATCATATTCGGCAGTTTTGGAATCTTCCATTAGGAATCACAGGTTCTCAACGCCAAATACCCCGAAACCATTGGTTATTGTAACACCATTGAACATTTCCCATGTTCAAGCAACGATTCGTTGCTCCAAAAAGCATGGCCTCCAAATCAGAACTCGAAGTGGTGGTCATGACTACGAAGGTCTTTCTTATGTCTCCCATGTCCCATTTGTTGTTATCGATTTGGTTCATTTTAAATCGGTAGAGGTCGATGTCGAAAACGAAGAGGTGTGGGTTCAATCAGGTGCAATCGTGGGTGAAGTATACTACAGAATCAATGAAAGAAGCACGAACCTTACCTTCCCAGGGGCTCATGGCTACACTGTAGGAATTGGTGGGTTCATTAGCGGTGGAGGCGATGGTTTATTGTCCCGAAAATACGGTCTCGCGGCGGATAATGTAATCGATGCGCAGTTTGTCGATGCTAGTGGGAGAGTTCTTGATAGAAGATCGATGGGGGAAGATCTGTTTTGGGCCATTCGAGGAGGCGGAGGGGGAAGCTTCGGGATCGTTCTTTCATGGAAAATAAAGCTGGTTCATGTTCCGTCAATTGTGACTGTTTTCTCAGTAGGCAGGACCTTGGAACAAAATGCAACACAGCTTCTTCATCGTTGGCAATACGTTGCACCCAATCTTCCAAATGATGTATACTCACTCGTTGCGATATCAGCGTGGAAAGCCAGTGAAAATGAGACAAGGACGGTTCTAGTCACCTTTACTTCAGTATTCCAAGGTGGTGCCAATGAGCTGATTCCATTGATGCAAGAACGATTCCCTGAGCTTGGGCTTGTTAAGGAAGATTTCATTGAGATGACTTGGATTGAATCTGTATTGTTCATAAACGGACTTTCAAATGAAACATCGGAGGCTTTGCTCGAAAGGAATAGGTCCCTTCTTCCTCcttcattcaaatcaaaatctgattACGTGAATGAACCGGTGCCTGAAATAGCATTACAAGGGCTATGGCCCCAACTTCTCGAGGTCGACGAAGCAATCTCAGCAGTTCAAACTTTTATAGCTTACGGTGGAATGATGGACGAGATCTCAGAGACAGAAACTCCATTCCCCCATCGAAAAGGCACCTTATACAAGATACACTACAACATCGGTTGGCAAGAAGAGGAAAACATTAGATCTCAAAGATATATAAGCTGGATGAGGAAACTTTATAGCTACATGGGTCCTTTTGTTTCAAAATCTCCACGAGCAGCGTATGTTAATTACAGAGATCTCGATATTGGAAGAAATAATGATGATGGCAAGGCAAGTTATAAGCAAGCAAGCGTGTGGggccgtaaatattttaagaataattttgaTAGATTAGTTTCTGTCAAGACAAAGGTTGATCCAGAAAATTTCTTCAAGCATGAACAAAGTATTCCTCCTCATTTTCATTGA